In the Aneurinibacillus soli genome, one interval contains:
- a CDS encoding response regulator transcription factor: MEQQAKVLVVDDEERIRRLLRMYLERENFVIEEAEDGETALDMALTNDYDVILLDLMMPGIDGIEVCMRLREQKATPVIMLTAKGEEANRVQGFESGTDDYVVKPFSPREVVYRVKALLRRSSATAFLTTPNSSNNVLVFPELSIDHDAHRVLVSGEEVGLTPKEYELLYYLARNPDRVFSREDLLKDVWHYEFFGDLRTVDTHIKRLREKLNRMSPVAANMIATVWGIGYKLEVPK; the protein is encoded by the coding sequence ATGGAACAGCAAGCGAAAGTTCTCGTGGTGGACGATGAAGAACGCATCCGCCGCCTGCTTCGCATGTATTTAGAACGGGAGAATTTTGTAATTGAAGAAGCGGAAGATGGGGAAACCGCTCTTGATATGGCACTTACAAATGACTATGATGTGATTCTACTTGATCTGATGATGCCAGGCATCGACGGCATTGAAGTATGCATGCGTCTGCGCGAGCAGAAGGCGACGCCAGTCATTATGTTGACAGCAAAAGGTGAGGAAGCAAATCGGGTGCAGGGATTTGAATCCGGAACAGATGACTATGTCGTCAAGCCGTTCAGCCCGCGTGAAGTAGTGTATCGTGTGAAGGCACTGCTGCGGCGTTCTTCTGCTACCGCTTTCCTGACAACACCGAACAGCTCGAATAATGTATTGGTCTTCCCGGAGCTCTCGATTGACCATGATGCGCACCGTGTGCTTGTCTCGGGGGAAGAAGTTGGCCTGACACCGAAGGAATACGAGCTGCTTTACTATCTGGCACGTAATCCGGATCGCGTGTTTTCACGGGAAGATTTGCTTAAAGATGTATGGCATTATGAATTTTTCGGCGATTTGCGCACAGTTGATACACACATTAAGCGCCTGCGTGAGAAGCTGAACCGCATGTCTCCTGTTGCTGCAAACATGATTGCAACCGTGTGGGGAATCGGCTACAAGCTTGAGGTGCCGAAATAA
- the ccsB gene encoding c-type cytochrome biogenesis protein CcsB, whose amino-acid sequence MSNLIWISDMMLTAAFTLYCVSTILFFVSVTGQRFSNRDPKAHAKRFGRLGYISAVLGFVAHTAFIGLRWYIGGHIPTSNMFEFTQFLGYAMVVTFLGIYLIYRLPLIGMFVMPVAVLLIAYASVFPSEVTPLIPALQSYWLQIHVSTAALGEGAFAIGFAAGLIYLLRTVDAEKSLKSARWLEFVMWCMVVVISFVLLSTYFRITGYEAVFRAPADIKGQIMNVEMKYSMPAIVGPKDGTLLTEGKMRPLFAAPGFMQGEQAAHKFNSVIWSVFGGTVLYVLLRLTLRKRLAHPLSRLVQEIDPDLADEISYRAIAIGFPIFTLGALIFAMIWAQEAWGRFWGWDPKEVWALITWLFYSVYLHLRLSRGWQGERSAWMAVLGFIVVMFNLVFVNLVLSGLHAYA is encoded by the coding sequence ATGAGCAACCTTATTTGGATCAGCGATATGATGCTGACCGCAGCTTTTACTTTATATTGTGTTTCTACGATTTTATTTTTTGTATCGGTGACAGGGCAACGTTTTAGTAATCGTGATCCGAAAGCGCACGCGAAGCGTTTCGGACGTCTTGGCTATATATCCGCTGTCCTCGGCTTTGTAGCGCATACGGCTTTTATCGGGCTCCGCTGGTACATCGGCGGACATATTCCGACGAGTAACATGTTTGAGTTCACTCAGTTTCTGGGTTATGCGATGGTCGTGACATTCCTTGGGATCTACTTGATTTATCGTCTACCGCTAATAGGGATGTTTGTCATGCCGGTTGCGGTGCTTCTGATTGCATATGCTTCGGTTTTTCCAAGCGAAGTAACGCCGCTGATTCCAGCATTGCAAAGCTATTGGCTGCAAATTCACGTATCGACAGCCGCTCTTGGGGAAGGAGCATTCGCCATCGGATTCGCTGCGGGACTAATCTATTTGCTTCGCACAGTCGATGCGGAGAAGAGTCTCAAATCCGCCCGCTGGCTGGAATTCGTTATGTGGTGCATGGTTGTGGTAATCAGTTTCGTATTGCTTTCTACGTACTTCCGTATAACCGGCTATGAGGCGGTGTTTCGAGCGCCTGCGGATATAAAAGGGCAGATCATGAATGTGGAAATGAAATATAGCATGCCAGCGATTGTGGGCCCCAAAGATGGTACGCTGCTGACGGAAGGCAAGATGAGGCCACTGTTTGCGGCACCGGGCTTCATGCAGGGAGAGCAGGCAGCGCACAAGTTTAATTCGGTCATCTGGTCGGTATTCGGTGGGACTGTTCTGTACGTGTTGCTTCGTCTTACGCTTCGAAAGCGTCTGGCTCATCCGCTCAGTCGTTTGGTACAGGAGATTGACCCGGATCTGGCAGATGAGATTAGCTATCGCGCGATTGCAATTGGGTTCCCAATTTTTACACTTGGAGCGCTCATTTTTGCGATGATCTGGGCGCAGGAAGCATGGGGGCGCTTCTGGGGATGGGACCCGAAAGAAGTATGGGCGCTTATCACCTGGTTGTTCTATAGTGTGTATTTGCATCTGCGCCTGTCGCGAGGCTGGCAGGGGGAACGTTCTGCATGGATGGCTGTGCTTGGGTTCATCGTTGTTATGTTCAATCTGGTATTCGTCAACCTTGTTTTGTCCGGGTTGCATGCATATGCGTAA
- the resB gene encoding cytochrome c biogenesis protein ResB, giving the protein MIENVKCACGHANPPGPSLCESCGAPREDVSSQPADMRYEGAARRSQASSRTIADRIWSFFSSVRNAVIMIVLTLIASAIGTIFPQEQYIPVPKPADVFYEEAYGTLGLIYYRLGLHHLYSSWWFIALLLGIGISLIVCSLDRVVPLYRALKAQRVKRDHTFLAAQKVSTEVDIGDRDPQEVLNALTRGLGKRRYGVREEDNALLGEKGRFSRWGPYINHIGLILFLVGCLMRLIPGFYLDQFVWVREGQTEPVPETKYYVKNERFDKVYYQDNEFPEKLDIKGKVVKEYKTTAVLYENENAGVTGAAPKLKEVKKAEIRVNHPLEHDGLLLYQSGEQENDLEALNMKLLDTATKAPLGTVRLDLYKPQSEIRVSNNVKVQVLQYFPDFALDEHKQPITKTPSPNNPAFVINTVSPKTPNGEKQWIFLGSTLTADNKPPVVTYEFAKPDLVDVTGLMVRVDKSLPIIFFGACVCMVGLVMGFYWQHRRIWLEVVEGRLLIAAHTNKNWFGVKSEIVKILHTAEITVSAAQLEKGDRKL; this is encoded by the coding sequence ATGATAGAGAACGTAAAATGTGCATGTGGACATGCCAATCCGCCGGGGCCATCGCTGTGTGAATCATGCGGTGCGCCCAGGGAAGATGTAAGCAGCCAGCCAGCCGATATGCGCTATGAAGGTGCAGCGCGACGGTCGCAAGCATCAAGCAGAACGATAGCGGATCGCATTTGGAGCTTTTTCTCGTCTGTCCGCAATGCGGTCATTATGATTGTACTTACGCTTATTGCATCCGCGATAGGGACGATTTTTCCACAGGAACAATACATACCGGTCCCGAAACCTGCTGACGTATTTTATGAGGAGGCATACGGGACACTCGGCTTGATCTATTATCGCCTGGGTTTGCATCATTTATATTCCTCCTGGTGGTTCATTGCACTTCTGCTTGGCATCGGTATCTCGCTTATCGTATGCAGTCTTGATCGGGTTGTACCGTTGTACCGTGCGCTTAAAGCGCAACGTGTCAAGCGTGATCATACGTTTCTGGCTGCCCAAAAAGTGAGTACGGAGGTCGATATCGGAGATCGGGACCCACAAGAAGTGCTGAATGCTCTTACGCGAGGACTTGGTAAACGGCGTTATGGTGTGCGGGAGGAGGACAATGCTCTGCTGGGCGAGAAAGGGCGCTTTAGCCGCTGGGGTCCGTATATTAACCATATCGGATTGATTCTGTTTCTCGTTGGATGCTTGATGCGTCTCATCCCTGGTTTTTACCTTGACCAGTTCGTCTGGGTGCGGGAAGGGCAGACCGAGCCGGTTCCCGAGACGAAATATTACGTGAAGAATGAACGATTTGACAAAGTGTATTATCAGGACAATGAGTTCCCGGAGAAGCTGGACATAAAGGGTAAGGTCGTCAAGGAATACAAAACGACAGCCGTTCTGTACGAGAATGAAAATGCGGGTGTCACAGGAGCTGCACCCAAGTTAAAAGAAGTGAAAAAAGCGGAAATTCGCGTTAACCATCCACTAGAGCATGATGGACTATTACTATACCAATCAGGTGAACAGGAAAATGATCTGGAAGCGCTTAATATGAAGCTGCTAGATACGGCAACGAAAGCTCCGCTTGGAACGGTACGGCTTGATTTATACAAACCACAATCTGAAATTCGTGTCAGCAATAATGTGAAGGTGCAAGTACTACAGTATTTCCCTGACTTTGCATTGGATGAACACAAGCAACCGATCACCAAAACACCGAGTCCGAACAATCCCGCATTTGTCATTAATACGGTCTCCCCCAAGACACCGAATGGAGAGAAGCAGTGGATTTTTCTTGGAAGTACATTAACAGCCGATAACAAGCCGCCTGTTGTTACATATGAATTTGCCAAGCCAGACCTTGTGGATGTGACGGGTCTGATGGTGCGTGTCGATAAGAGCTTGCCGATTATTTTCTTTGGGGCGTGCGTGTGCATGGTTGGGCTTGTGATGGGGTTCTACTGGCAGCACCGTCGGATCTGGTTGGAAGTTGTGGAAGGACGCCTGCTTATTGCTGCTCATACGAACAAAAATTGGTTTGGTGTTAAGAGTGAGATCGTTAAAATTCTCCATACGGCAGAGATTACTGTTTCAGCCGCGCAGCTAGAGAAGGGGGATAGAAAATTATGA
- the resA gene encoding thiol-disulfide oxidoreductase ResA → MRARRGVRGIVLAVILAAVGWTFYNAFGKEQNAIGPGDAAPDFVAQTVQGSTVQLSHLKGKGALVNFWGTWCPPCREEMPALQQAALEFKGKNVEVIAVNAGEADVTVASYLRTNQIDTLAVALDPSKEISRRYKITPLPTSFFINPDGTLYKKVEGGMTLATIRDNLQQIAPKR, encoded by the coding sequence ATGAGGGCGCGTAGAGGAGTACGCGGCATCGTGCTAGCGGTTATACTCGCTGCCGTTGGCTGGACGTTTTATAATGCGTTTGGTAAGGAGCAAAATGCCATCGGGCCGGGAGATGCCGCTCCAGATTTTGTCGCACAGACTGTACAAGGATCAACTGTACAGCTCAGTCACTTGAAAGGAAAAGGAGCACTTGTTAATTTCTGGGGAACCTGGTGCCCGCCGTGCCGGGAAGAGATGCCCGCTTTGCAGCAGGCGGCGCTTGAGTTTAAAGGGAAAAATGTCGAAGTTATTGCGGTTAATGCGGGGGAGGCAGACGTGACCGTTGCCTCGTACCTTCGTACGAACCAGATTGATACACTTGCAGTAGCGCTTGATCCATCTAAAGAGATCAGTCGTCGCTACAAGATTACACCACTGCCAACGTCCTTTTTTATAAACCCGGACGGCACACTTTATAAAAAAGTAGAAGGCGGTATGACGCTTGCGACGATTCGGGATAACTTGCAGCAGATCGCTCCCAAAAGGTAA
- a CDS encoding pseudouridine synthase — protein sequence MERLQKIMAQAGVASRRKCEQLITEGRVRVNGDVIRELGYKADPQCDRIEVDGLAIAREEHVYFLLYKPTGYITSVTDPQGRRTVLDLMKGVGARIYPVGRLDYDTSGLLLLTNDGEFANYITHPRYELDKVYEAVVRGRIDDVALRKLREGIMLEDGMTAPAEAECLASDARRGTSTLRLTIHEGRNRQVRRMCEAVGHPVMQLTRVRLGFLTLAGLKEGEYRVLTAAEVEKLHKKNG from the coding sequence ATGGAACGATTACAGAAGATTATGGCGCAAGCGGGGGTCGCATCCCGACGTAAATGCGAACAGTTGATTACGGAAGGGCGCGTCCGGGTGAATGGAGACGTGATACGTGAGCTTGGATACAAGGCTGATCCACAGTGTGATCGGATTGAAGTAGACGGCCTTGCGATTGCTCGTGAGGAACACGTATATTTTCTATTATATAAGCCGACGGGATATATTACGTCTGTGACAGATCCGCAGGGGCGCCGGACGGTGCTTGATTTGATGAAAGGGGTAGGCGCGCGTATTTATCCGGTTGGTCGGCTTGACTATGATACGTCGGGTCTGCTGCTGCTTACGAATGATGGTGAATTTGCCAATTATATCACGCATCCACGGTATGAATTGGATAAAGTGTATGAGGCGGTTGTCCGAGGACGGATAGATGACGTAGCGCTCCGGAAGCTTCGAGAAGGCATTATGCTGGAAGACGGGATGACAGCTCCAGCAGAAGCGGAGTGTCTCGCTTCCGATGCTCGTCGTGGAACAAGCACATTGCGTCTGACTATTCATGAAGGGCGCAACCGACAGGTACGGCGCATGTGCGAAGCAGTGGGCCATCCGGTTATGCAGCTTACACGGGTGCGGCTTGGATTTCTGACGCTTGCCGGGTTGAAAGAAGGGGAATACCGGGTGTTGACAGCCGCTGAAGTGGAAAAACTGCATAAAAAAAATGGCTGA
- a CDS encoding spore maturation protein has product MYALVTQLSIWAIPALLSYVLVYALYKRVPVYDTFVSGAKGGFGTAIRLMPHLVGMMVAITVFRESGALDLLTKALRPALDAVGFPAEVLPLSLLRPVTGTGSLAITTDLIARYGPDSYIGRLASTIQGSTDTTLYVLTVYFGAVAVTRTKYALKVGLLSDLIGVIASVCIVSLIFG; this is encoded by the coding sequence GTGTATGCATTGGTCACTCAGTTATCGATCTGGGCCATTCCGGCGCTTTTATCTTACGTGTTAGTGTATGCACTGTATAAAAGAGTACCGGTGTATGATACATTCGTCAGCGGCGCGAAAGGCGGTTTCGGTACAGCCATCCGCCTGATGCCACATCTAGTTGGCATGATGGTAGCCATTACCGTATTCCGGGAGTCAGGAGCGCTCGATCTGCTGACAAAAGCGCTCCGGCCCGCACTAGATGCAGTCGGGTTCCCGGCGGAAGTGCTGCCGCTTTCTCTGCTGCGCCCGGTCACGGGAACAGGTTCGCTTGCGATTACAACAGACCTCATTGCCAGGTACGGCCCGGATTCGTATATTGGACGTCTGGCAAGTACCATTCAGGGAAGCACGGATACAACCTTGTATGTGCTGACCGTCTATTTTGGTGCAGTGGCAGTTACGCGCACGAAATATGCACTCAAAGTCGGGTTATTATCTGACTTGATTGGGGTCATTGCTTCCGTATGTATTGTCTCGCTTATATTTGGATAA
- a CDS encoding nucleoside recognition domain-containing protein, whose amino-acid sequence MVNYIWAGMILIGIAVAFVNGKVEAVNKAVFEGAKTGVTVTFGLISILIFWMGVMKIAEEAGLLNKMAHLLGPLARWLFPTIPKDHPAFGYILSNMTANLFGLGNAATPMGIKAMQELQKLNPDPKTATPAMCTLLALNTSSMTLIPTTIIAIRMNYNSANPADIVGVTLVATFIATCAAIIIDRWYQRRERRR is encoded by the coding sequence ATGGTTAACTACATCTGGGCTGGAATGATTCTGATAGGAATTGCCGTCGCTTTTGTGAATGGCAAGGTGGAGGCGGTGAACAAGGCGGTATTTGAAGGCGCGAAAACAGGGGTAACGGTGACATTTGGTTTGATCAGCATTTTGATCTTCTGGATGGGGGTGATGAAAATCGCAGAAGAAGCGGGATTGTTGAATAAAATGGCACATCTGCTTGGCCCGCTCGCCCGCTGGCTGTTCCCGACGATTCCAAAAGATCACCCAGCGTTCGGCTATATTCTCTCCAATATGACTGCCAATCTGTTCGGGCTTGGCAATGCGGCGACACCGATGGGCATTAAGGCAATGCAGGAGCTACAGAAGCTCAATCCGGACCCGAAAACAGCGACGCCTGCGATGTGTACGTTGCTTGCACTGAATACGTCAAGTATGACCCTTATTCCGACGACGATTATTGCGATCCGCATGAATTATAATTCTGCGAATCCGGCTGATATCGTAGGCGTAACGCTCGTGGCGACATTCATTGCGACGTGTGCTGCCATCATAATTGACCGCTGGTATCAGCGGCGTGAGAGGAGACGGTAA
- a CDS encoding D-alanyl-D-alanine carboxypeptidase family protein: MRTRRIGVKKLVLLLITILISLPVTGVSAAPDGPPLISAETAALIDVASGRIIAEKQGDKRMRIASLTKIMTAIVALEEGNSQEIVTTPPGAYAKEGSSIYLKRGEKMKMEDMLYGLMLRSGNDAAVAIAEHVGGSVDGFARMMNEKAQYIGMRSSHFTNPHGLDDSDNHYSTTNDMALLTAYALRNPEFQKIVSTQVKHIPWEGEQWDRKLLNKNKMLRLYEGADGVKTGYTKIAKRCLSSSATRNGQQLAIVVLNAPQDWNDSMSWMDYGFANYPLTNLIQEKTRLGEEKQDNGVLAYYSTRAFSYPLAAGEKKQVSARIVRNIQQPYAELTLRGDVIGRVPLALVQETFVQAVEHRFAANWERFWQVLLGGV; this comes from the coding sequence ATGCGGACAAGGAGGATCGGAGTGAAAAAGCTTGTTTTATTACTCATTACGATTTTAATAAGTTTGCCTGTAACGGGCGTATCAGCAGCACCAGACGGACCGCCGTTGATCTCGGCCGAAACAGCGGCGCTTATCGATGTAGCGTCTGGCCGAATCATTGCCGAGAAGCAAGGCGATAAACGGATGCGTATCGCCAGCCTGACAAAAATTATGACCGCAATCGTAGCGCTTGAAGAAGGGAACAGTCAGGAAATCGTGACAACGCCACCAGGAGCCTACGCCAAGGAAGGGTCCTCCATTTACTTGAAGCGCGGTGAAAAAATGAAAATGGAAGACATGCTGTACGGACTCATGCTTCGTTCTGGCAATGATGCGGCGGTTGCCATTGCTGAGCATGTCGGCGGCTCGGTGGACGGATTTGCCCGCATGATGAATGAGAAGGCGCAGTATATCGGGATGCGCTCTAGTCATTTTACAAATCCGCACGGACTCGACGACAGTGACAACCATTATTCGACTACCAATGATATGGCACTTCTGACCGCGTATGCGCTACGCAACCCGGAATTCCAAAAAATCGTCTCCACCCAGGTCAAACACATCCCGTGGGAAGGGGAACAGTGGGACCGCAAGTTGCTTAACAAAAATAAAATGCTTCGCCTATATGAAGGAGCTGATGGGGTAAAAACCGGGTATACGAAAATCGCGAAGCGCTGTCTTTCCTCGTCTGCTACAAGGAATGGTCAACAGCTTGCCATTGTTGTATTGAATGCGCCACAGGACTGGAATGATTCGATGAGCTGGATGGATTACGGATTTGCGAATTATCCTCTAACGAATCTCATTCAAGAGAAAACCCGGCTTGGAGAAGAGAAGCAGGACAATGGGGTGCTGGCTTATTATAGCACGCGTGCTTTTTCCTATCCGCTTGCAGCGGGAGAGAAGAAACAGGTGAGTGCGCGCATTGTGCGTAACATTCAGCAGCCGTATGCGGAGCTAACCTTGCGTGGCGATGTAATTGGACGAGTACCGCTTGCCCTTGTGCAAGAAACGTTCGTCCAGGCAGTGGAGCATCGGTTTGCGGCGAACTGGGAGAGATTCTGGCAGGTGCTGTTAGGAGGGGTGTAG
- a CDS encoding Nramp family divalent metal transporter: protein MDTSSAEIHPNPPYKVDKTIEAARASLSGQRKGIRALLPFLGPAFVASIAYIDPGNFATNIQGGSQFGYKMLWVVVVANLMAMLLQNMSAKLGIATGKNLSELCRDHFPKWLSYTMWVISEFAAMATDLAEFLGATLGLNLLFGIPMLYATFLTGIATYLILMLDRYGFRPLEKFIAGFALMIGGCYIVETFLSKPDLGQVVYHSVVPWLGNADSIMLAVGVIGATVMPHAIYLHSSLTQNRIVPRNDEERIKIYKFNTKEVIIALSFAGFVNLAMMYMAASVFNGKGHTEVADIQSAYHTLTPLLGSAAASVFLVSLLCSGISSSVVGTMAGQVIMQGFVGFSIPLWLRRVITMLPTIIIVALGVDPTQTLIISQVILSIVLPAPIIALIYFTRKKEIMGVLVNSKKVTVLSIISAILILGLNLFLIYQTFADFLHL from the coding sequence ATGGATACTTCTAGCGCAGAAATTCACCCTAATCCACCATATAAAGTGGATAAGACAATAGAAGCTGCCCGTGCTTCGCTTTCTGGGCAGCGTAAGGGGATACGGGCGTTACTACCATTTCTAGGACCAGCATTTGTTGCATCAATTGCCTATATTGATCCGGGTAATTTCGCTACAAATATCCAAGGTGGATCTCAGTTTGGGTATAAAATGCTTTGGGTAGTAGTAGTAGCAAATTTAATGGCAATGCTACTACAAAACATGTCCGCAAAGCTGGGAATTGCAACGGGGAAAAATCTATCGGAATTGTGTCGAGACCATTTTCCGAAATGGCTTTCCTATACCATGTGGGTAATATCAGAATTTGCAGCGATGGCAACTGATTTAGCCGAATTTTTAGGCGCAACTCTCGGTTTAAATTTGTTGTTTGGTATACCGATGCTGTATGCAACATTTCTTACAGGCATTGCCACATATCTCATACTCATGTTGGATCGCTATGGATTTCGACCACTTGAAAAATTTATTGCCGGGTTTGCCCTCATGATCGGGGGTTGTTATATTGTAGAAACCTTCTTATCCAAACCAGACCTCGGTCAAGTCGTATACCATAGTGTTGTACCATGGCTAGGAAACGCGGATAGTATAATGTTAGCTGTAGGAGTTATAGGCGCAACGGTAATGCCTCATGCGATCTATCTTCATTCTAGCTTAACGCAAAACAGGATTGTACCACGTAATGATGAAGAAAGAATCAAGATTTACAAATTTAATACGAAAGAAGTCATTATTGCGTTATCTTTTGCAGGCTTTGTTAACCTTGCCATGATGTATATGGCTGCCTCCGTTTTTAACGGAAAGGGCCATACCGAGGTTGCAGATATTCAGTCTGCTTACCACACACTTACTCCATTATTGGGATCTGCAGCAGCGAGTGTGTTCCTAGTTTCTTTACTTTGTTCTGGGATCTCAAGTTCGGTTGTAGGAACGATGGCAGGGCAAGTCATCATGCAAGGATTTGTCGGATTTTCGATTCCTCTTTGGCTCAGGCGAGTCATTACCATGTTACCGACTATTATCATTGTTGCTTTAGGTGTTGATCCAACGCAAACTCTTATAATCAGTCAAGTGATATTAAGCATTGTACTTCCTGCTCCTATCATTGCGTTGATTTACTTTACTAGGAAGAAAGAGATCATGGGAGTTCTTGTGAATTCCAAAAAAGTAACGGTATTATCCATCATTTCCGCTATACTGATTTTAGGATTAAATTTGTTCTTAATTTATCAAACTTTTGCAGATTTTCTTCACCTGTAG
- a CDS encoding YwqJ-related putative deaminase, which translates to MNKEIQLSGDKRNAVLFGGKDQTGLLPKNSLNEYTVGNCAEVDAVNQALNKGAKVSDLYLYTIKTTTNEFGAAKKACENCTFTFKGNVVGALTGWCK; encoded by the coding sequence ATGAATAAAGAAATACAGCTTAGTGGAGATAAAAGAAACGCTGTGTTATTTGGAGGCAAAGACCAAACAGGATTATTGCCAAAAAATTCTCTTAATGAATATACGGTAGGGAATTGTGCAGAAGTAGATGCAGTAAATCAAGCTCTAAATAAAGGTGCTAAAGTAAGTGATTTATATTTATACACAATTAAAACAACTACAAACGAGTTTGGAGCAGCAAAAAAGGCTTGTGAAAACTGTACATTTACTTTTAAAGGAAATGTTGTAGGTGCATTAACCGGATGGTGTAAATAA
- the scpB gene encoding SMC-Scp complex subunit ScpB gives MVDVERLKAIVEGLLFVAGDEGMEAKQIAAILDLELHEVTALMDEMKRDYQEQQRGLQIVEIAQAYQFTTRPEYAPYFEKMVQSPSHASLSQAALETLAIVAYKQPITRVELEEIRGVKCERAIARLTSKSLIREVGRADTIGRPILYGTTKEFLEYFGLRSLDELPPAPEFPVEGDEMAEEAYLFYRKDETQ, from the coding sequence ATGGTAGATGTAGAACGGCTAAAAGCGATTGTGGAAGGGCTCTTGTTTGTTGCTGGTGATGAGGGGATGGAGGCGAAGCAGATTGCAGCCATTCTTGATCTCGAACTGCATGAAGTGACGGCATTGATGGACGAGATGAAGCGGGACTATCAGGAACAGCAGCGCGGCTTACAGATTGTCGAGATTGCGCAGGCGTATCAGTTTACGACTCGCCCGGAATACGCGCCGTATTTTGAGAAAATGGTACAGAGCCCTTCACATGCGAGCTTGTCACAGGCAGCGCTGGAGACGCTGGCGATTGTGGCGTATAAGCAGCCGATTACGCGGGTGGAACTTGAAGAGATTCGCGGGGTGAAGTGTGAGCGGGCGATTGCTAGGCTGACAAGTAAGAGTTTAATCCGCGAAGTCGGGCGTGCGGATACGATCGGGCGGCCGATTTTGTATGGTACGACGAAAGAGTTCCTCGAATATTTTGGGTTAAGAAGCCTTGACGAACTGCCCCCGGCACCGGAGTTTCCAGTTGAAGGAGACGAGATGGCCGAGGAGGCATACTTGTTCTATCGCAAGGATGAGACACAGTGA
- a CDS encoding segregation and condensation protein A, giving the protein MAVDIKLDTFEGPLDLLLHLIERAEVDIYDIPMVELTDQYMNHLYVMQELQIDVASEFLVMAATLLAIKSKLLLPRREEPLFDDWQMDEYEEEDPREELVQRLLEYKKYKQLAEMFREREREQTQVFTRPAEDLSHFIPEEDHAISNVTIYDLVDALQKALKRVERGERESSVKVQRDEISIGDRMDEIRATLHLTLKPVPFSELLANHTSKVEIVTTFLAILELMKTHDIVCEQSGLFDEIMVSAM; this is encoded by the coding sequence ATGGCCGTTGATATTAAATTGGATACGTTTGAAGGGCCACTTGACCTGCTGCTTCATCTAATTGAGCGGGCGGAAGTCGATATTTACGACATTCCGATGGTTGAGTTAACGGATCAATATATGAATCATTTGTACGTTATGCAAGAGCTGCAGATTGATGTCGCAAGCGAGTTCCTTGTGATGGCGGCTACACTTCTGGCGATTAAAAGCAAGCTATTACTGCCGCGTCGGGAGGAACCACTGTTTGACGACTGGCAGATGGATGAGTACGAAGAAGAGGACCCGCGCGAAGAACTTGTGCAGCGGCTCCTCGAATATAAAAAGTACAAGCAGCTCGCGGAGATGTTTCGGGAGCGGGAGCGCGAACAGACGCAAGTCTTTACCCGTCCGGCAGAAGATTTGTCGCACTTCATTCCGGAAGAAGATCATGCAATCTCGAACGTGACGATTTATGACCTAGTGGATGCGCTGCAAAAAGCACTTAAGCGGGTGGAACGTGGGGAGCGGGAAAGTAGCGTGAAGGTACAGCGAGACGAGATCTCGATTGGTGACCGGATGGATGAGATTCGTGCGACACTGCATCTCACGCTAAAGCCGGTCCCATTCTCGGAGTTGCTTGCGAACCATACGTCTAAAGTCGAGATTGTGACGACTTTTCTCGCGATTCTTGAACTGATGAAAACACACGACATTGTATGTGAACAGAGCGGATTGTTTGACGAGATTATGGTGTCAGCGATGTAG